A region of the Microbacterium sp. SL75 genome:
GGGTGGCGATGCCGGCGACACCCAGCAGAGCGGTGCCGATGCGGACGGGACGGGGTACGGCTGTGGTGCGGATCATGAGGGTCCTCCTTCGGTCGTGCCTCGCGGCGCGTACGTGCTCACGGTAGGGACACGACCTTGCCCGCTCACCGGTTCATTCTTTTGTGCAAGCTATGTGTGGTGGGCGGTTGGGGCGAGATGGCAATGGGGGGCCGCCCGGGCCGCCGAGCGGAGTTCGCGGTTGACACGCCGTGCTCACGACACCCGAAACCGGCGTGTCGAACCCCGACTCCGCACGACGGCCCGGCCGCGGCCGCGCGAGCGGGCCGGCAGCCGCCCGTACCCTCCGTCGGAGGTCTTCGGCGACACGCCGTGCCGCGGCATCCCGGAGCGGCGTGTGCCACGCGACTCCGCAGGACGGCCCGGCACGAGAACGACTCAGCCACCTCCCCGAGGGGAGGTGGCTGAGTATCGAAGCAGCGAACGCCTACGCGTCGCCGCCGAACATGCTCGTGACCGAGCCGTCCTCGAAGACCTCGTGGATCGCGCGAGCCAGCAACGGCGCGATCGGCAGCACGGTGAGGCGCTCGAACCGGCGTTCGGCCTCGATCGGGATGGTGTCGGTGACCACGACCTGGTCGATCGCCGCGTCCTGCAAGCGCTCGATTGCCGGGTCGCTGAAGATCGCGTGCGTCGCGGCGACGATGACCTTGCGGGCGCCCGCGGCCTTGAGAGCCTGCGCGGCCTTCTGGATCGTGCCGCCGGTGTCGATCATGTCGTCGACGAGCAGGCAGGTGCGCCCGTTCACATCTCCGACGATCTCGTGCACCGAGACCTGGTTGGCGACCTTGGGATCACGACGCTTGTGGATGATCGCGAGCGGGGCCCCCAGGCTGTCGGACCAGGTGTCGGCGACGCGGACGCGACCCATGTCGGGCGAGACGACCGTGAGGGTCTCTCGGTCTTCGGCCGACAGGCCCTGCTCGAAGTGCTCGAGCAGCACGGGCTTGGCGAAGAGATGATCGACCGGGCCGTCGAAGAAGCCCTGGATCTGTGCCGCGTGCAGGTCGACGCTCATGATGCGGTCGGCGCCGGCGGTCTTGAGCAGGTCGGCGACGAGGCGGGCGCTGATCGGCTCGCGGCCGCGGCCCTTCTTGTCCTGACGCGAGTAGGGGAAGTACGGAGCGACGACCGTGACGCGCTTGGCCGAGGCGCGCTTGAGGGCGTCGAGCATGATGAGCAGCTCCATCAGCCACTCGTTGACCGGAGGGCCGAAGGACTGGATGACGAAGACGTCGCAGCCGCGGATCGACACCTCGAACCGGGTGTAGATCTCGCCCGACGCGAAGGTGCGGTGCTCGGTGGGGGCGAGCTCGGTACCCAGGTGCTGCGTGACCTGTGCCGCGAGATCGGGGTGCGAACGACCCGAGGCGACGACGAGCCGCTTCTTGGTCTTGGCGACGAGCCCGGGGGCGATGCCGTTGTCGCGGTCGAGGTCTACACGATTCTTCTTACGAGCCATCGGCCGCTTCCTGTTCAGCCCGAGCCCGCGCGGCCACGTCGGCCGCTCTGGTGCCCGGTCGGTTCTTCTCGACCCACCCCTCGACGTTGCGCTGGGGTGCCACGCTGAGCGCCAACGCACCGGCCGGGACATCCTTGCGGATCACCGCTCCGGCGCCCGTTTTGGCACCCGCTCCAATCGTAACCGGCGCGACGAAGACGTTGTGCGACCCGCTGTGCACCTCGTCGCCGATCACCGTGCGGTGCTTGGCGACGTCGTCGTAGTTGGCGGTGATGGCGCCGGCGCCGAGGTTGACGCCGCGGCCGATCTCCGTGTCGCCGACGTAGGAGAGGTGCGGCACCTTGCTGCCCTCGCCGATCGAGGAGTTCTTCACCTCGACGAAGGTGCCGACCTTGCCGTTCACGCCCACCCGGGCGTTCGCACGGAGGTAGGCGAACGGTCCGACGGTCGCCCCGGCCTCGACGACGGCGAGGGTGCCGTCGGTGCGGGTGATCGTGGCGTCCTCTCCCACCTCGCAGTCGACCAGGCTCGTGTCGGGGCCGATCATGGCGCCCGAGGCGATGACGGTCGCCCCGCGCACATGAGTGTTGGGGAGGATCGTGACGTCGGGAGCCAGGGTGGCGGTCACGTCGATCCAGGTCGTGGCGGGATCGACGACGGTGACGCCCTCGAGCTGCCAGCGACGCACCGTGCGGGCGTTGAGCGTGCGCCCGGCCTCGGACAGCTGCACGCGATCGTTGACTCCGAGGGCGGCCGAGGCGTCGGAGGTGACGGAAGCGGCGACCCCCAGCTGCGCGTCGCGCAGCAGGCCGACCACGTCGGTGAGGTACTTCTCGCCCTGCGTGTTGGCGGTACCCACCTGCGCGAGCTGGGCGCGAAGCGGCGCCGCCTGGAAGACGTACACCCCGACGTTGATCTCGGTGACCGCGGCCTCCTCGGCCGAGGCGTCTTTCTGCTCGACGATCCGACGCACGCCGTCGGCCTCGTCGCGCAGGATCCGGCCGTAGCCGAACGGCTGGTCGACGCGAGCGCTGAGCAGGGTGACGGCGGCGCCGCCCGTGCGGTGCGTCGCGAGCAGCTCGGTCAGCGTTCCGGTCTCGAGCAGCGGCACGTCGGCGCTGAGCACGAGGACATCGCCCTCGAATCCGTCGAGCGCGTCGAGGGCGACCTCCACCGCACGACCGGTACCGGGCACCTCGTCCTGGTCGACGATCACGACGCCGGGCGCGAGCTCCGACACGGTCTCGGCGACGAGCTCTCGCTCGTGACGCACGACCACGACGATGCGCGCCGGGTCGAGGGAGGCCGCGGTGTCGAGCACGTGACCGACCAGCGGGCGACCGCCGACGGGGTGCAGCACCTTGGGGGTGCGGGAGCGCATGCGCGTCCCCTGACCCGCGGCGAGGACGACGACAGCCAGCTCGGTCGGTGATGTCATGCTCCGCCGCCAGGATTCGAACCTAGACCTAACAGCTCCAAAGGCTGTCGTGCTGCCGTTACACCACGGCGGACCGTGCCCGCGGGCACCGGTCAAGTCTGCCAGACCCGAGCGCCGCGCGTTCCGACTTGCGGCGCGCGACGACGGTGGACCGCGCACTCGACATAATGAGACCGTGAGCCGGGACAGCGACGAAGTCGACCGCATCGTCGATGCGTGGATGCGGCAGCGCCCCGATCTCGACTTCTCGCCGCTCGAGGTGCTCTCGCGTGTCGCGCGCCTCTCACGGCACCTCGACATCGCCCGCAAGGAGGCGTTCCGCCGCAGCGACATCGAGTCGTGGGAGTGGGACGTGCTCTCGGCTCTGCGCCGCGCGGGCGAGCCCTACCAGCTGAGCCCCAAGCAGCTTCTTCAGCAGACGCTGGTGTCGAGCGGAACGATGACGAACCGCATCGATCGGCTGGTCGCTCGCCGTTTCGTGCGCCGGGAGGCCGACCCCGGGGACGGACGGAGCATCCTGGTGACTCTGACCGATGACGGACGAATACGAGTGGATGCCGCGATCACCCGCCTCGTCGATGCCGAGGCCCTGCTGCTCGAGAGCCTCTCCCGCGGCGACCGCGACCGCCTCGCGACCCTCCTGCGCAAGTTGAGCCTGGGGTTCGACGCGTGAGCGCTCCGATCGGGTCCCCCTCGCGTTGGGCCCGTGTGAGGGGGTGGTTCGGCGTTCGTTTCCGCTCCCCCGCCGCCATCTACGGCCTCATCGTGTTCGCGGCCTTCGTCTCGATCGCCGACGATCACGCCGAGGACGTGTGGGAGGTCCTCGCGAGCGCGTCGGTGTCGCTCGTGGTGTTCTTCATCGCGCACGTCTTCGCCCACACCCTGACCGAACACGCCGACCACGGCCTGCGTCTGGCCACGCGTGAGGGGATGCGCCACGGAGCCGGGATGCTGTACGCCTCGGTTCCTTCGATCCTCGTGCTGGTGTGGGCCGGCCTCACCGGCGTCTCGGTGGACGATGCGTTCGAGGCCTGCATGTGGGCGACCTTCGCGGTGCTCGCGCTGCTGGGATACGGCGCGTACGCGAGGCGGAAGGCCCGGATCGCGGTGCGTTTGCTGGGAGCGTTCGCGACCGCCTGCCTCGGCGTGTTCATCATCGCGCTCGAGTACGCCATCCACTGACGGCATCCCTCGTCGACATCTCGTCGCGGGCGACACGAGCGCCTTCCGCTGACGCCGACCGTCTCATCGCTCTCGCAACGACGCGGTGGGAAGGTACATCAGTCCCGAGCGACCGCCCGGCGACGGGCGCGGCTGCGCAGGACGAAGCCGGCGACGACGGCAAGGAGGGCCCCGAGTCCCGCAACGCCCGCGACCTGCGCCCCCGTGACGGCGAGGTCCGCCCCGCCCGCGGCGACGGGAACCGCGGCCGTCGAGACCGAGGGGCGCGGAGTGACGGCGGCCGCCGGGTCGGGGCCGACCGACGCCGAGGTGCTCGGCGACGGAGCGGCGGTCGTCGGGGCCGTCGTCGGAGTCGGAGCGGGCTGGCCCGGGACCGACCAGCCCGTTGCGGTGAGGGTCACGGGCAGACTGGCCGCCGAGGTGATCGATGAGGGCACGCCCGACGACAGCGCGAGGCACTCGAGGCTGAGGGTCGCCGCCGTCGTTCCCGCCGGGACCACGGCACGGAACGACGACCCCATGGGGACGCTCACGGCCGCTCCCCCGTCCACGGGCACGGTCGCCGACACCACCACGGTGCTGCCGCCCGCCGAAACGGTCAGGCGCGCCCCGTCGCGTGTGCCGGCCGGGCAGCCGTCGGCGAAGTACGCGGTGGCGAACGACGGGTATGCGGCGGCGTCGCCCGAGAAGACGGCCGCACCGTCGGCATCCCGCAGCACGAGGGGGCTCGCCGCGGAAGCGGCCAGGGAGCTGAGCGGAACGATACCCGCGACGAGGACCACGGCGGCGGCGATGGGGAGAAGGCGGGTGGGCACGGGCGTGGACGACATGGCTGCTCTCGATCGGGTGGTGAGGACGAACGGACTGTGCCCCACGGTTCGGTCCGCCCGGTGAACGGATGATGACGCCAACATCACCCGCAGGCCACCCGCTATTCACCCGCGGCCCCTACGTTCCCGGCGACCCCTCTCACGAAAGTGACCAATGCCCACTCACACCCCTTCCGGCTTCTCCCGCCGCGCCTTCCTCGCCGCCGCGGCGGCGGCCGTCACGACCGCGTCCGCCGCGTCATCCTTCGGTCCCGCCGCCGCCGCGACAGCTGCGGCGGCGACCGCCGCGCCCGCCGCCGTCACCGACCCGAAGACCCTGCGCTGGCTGGTCTTCGACCACCACGTGCACTCGGTGTACTCGCACGACGCGAAGTACGCGATGACGACGATCCTCGACCAGGCGCAGCGTTTCGGGGTGGATGCCATCGCCTTCACAGAGCACAGCAACGTCGGTCACGCCAACGTCGGAGGCGTCTTCAACGCCGCCCGGGAGATCGAGGCGGCACGCACGGCGCGCCCGGACCTGCTCGTGTTCCAGGGGCTCGAGTGGTACATCCCGGCCGCGGAGCACGGCACTGTTCTCGTCGCACCCGGCCCCCGGGTCACCGAGGTGCTGCGACGCTTCGAGCTCGACTACGACGGCAAGCTGAACAAGTGGGAGAAGCCGCGGCCGAACACGAGCGACGCCGCGGACTGGCTGCAGCACGCGGTCGACGGTATCTCGTGGCTCGGTCAGCAGCGCACCGCGGGGGCGATCGCCGACGTGCTGGTGCTCGCCAACCATCCCAGCCGTCTGGGGATCGACTCCCCCGGCGAACTGCGCGCGTGGCAGGATGCCGACCCCGACATCTTCGTCGGATTCGAGGGTGCACCGGGAGCGCAGGCCTCGGGCCTCGCGGCCAACACCACCGACCGTTCGCAGCGCGGGGAGTACGAGAACTCGCGCAGCGACTACTCGTACCCCGGGTTCCCCAGCGAGGCCTACCGGGCGCACGGCGGCTTCGACTGGATGACGGCCGTCGTCGGCGGAATGTGGGACGCACTGCTGAGCGAGGGACGCCGCTGGTGGATCACCACGAACAGCGACCTGCACCTGAAGAACTTCGACAACACCCGCGTGGGCGATTTTCCCACCGGTTCGGGCTGGGACAACGGCGCGACGCTGGCGAACTTCAACCGCGCCGGCCGCCGCCCCGATCCCGTGTCGACGGCGGCACCGCAGGGCGGCAGCGACCTCTGGCCGGGCGAGTTCAGCCGCACCCACGTGGGCGCCACCGCGAAGACGCACACGGCCGTCCTCGACGCGGTGCGAGCGGGGCGCATGTGGGTCGACCACGGCCACCTCGTCGCCGGGCTCGGGGTCACCCTCCGCGCGGTCGACGACACCGCGAACACCGCCACCCTCGGCGGAACCCTGCGCGTGCCGACGGGGACGAAGATCGAGATCGTGATCGACGTCGAGCCGACCACGCAGCGCAACTCCGCCGGCATCCTGCCCCGTCTGGCCCACCTCGATGTGATCCGCGGCGAGATCACCGGCGCGGTGACCGACCGCGACACCATGATCGCTCCCCGCACCCGCGTCGTCGAGCTGCGCGACGTGAGCGACCGCAGCGGCTCGCCCTTCCAGATCGTGATCCCGGTGGGCACGGCCGACGTCGACGGCTACGTGCGCGTGCGCGGCTCCGACGGCAAGGTCCACGGCACCGGCCCCCGCGGCGCCGAGGTCGACCCGCGGGCTCCTCAGCCGCACGCGGCGGGGCAGGGAAACCCCTGGCTCGACACGTGGCTCTACACGAACCCGATCTTCGTCTCGGTGCACTGACCCGACGACGCGAACGGCCCGTCACCCGAGGGGGCGGGCCGTTCGCCGTGCGGGGAGGAGATCTCGGCGGCCGAGGACGATCGAGGTGCGAAACGTCCTCTGCCGGGCGGCACTCGCTCGGGACGAGCTCAGCCGATCGTCTCGGTGAGCTCGAACCACTTCATCTCGAGCTCGTCGCGCTCGCCCTCGAGGGCCGAGATGCGCTGCATCTCTTTGCCGAGTCCCTCATAATCCGCCTGGTCATGGTCGACGAGCGCGGCTTTGGCCCTGTCGATCTGCTGCTGCAGCTTCTCGATGCGCCGCTCGGTGGCCGAGGCCTCCTTCTGCGCGGCGCGCAGTTCCGCGCCCTGCAGACCCGAGGTCGCGGTGGCGCCGCCCGTCGTCGCGGACCGCGAGGGCTCGGCATCCTGAATCGCTCGAAGACGCAGGTACTCGTCGACGCCGCCGGGCAGGTGCCGCAGCTTCGCATCGAGGATCGCGTACTGCTGGTCGGTGACGCGCTCGAGGAAGTACCGGTCGTGCGAGACGACGATGAGGGTGCCCGACCACGAGTCGAGCAGGTCTTCCATGGCCGCGAGCATGTCGGTGTCGAGGTCGTTGGTGGGCTCGTCGAGGATGAGCACGTTCGGCTGGTCGAGCAGGACGAGCAGCAGCTGCAGGCGCCGCTTCTGACCGCCGGAGAGGTCTTTCACGGGGGTCGAGAGCTGGGCGCTCGAGAACCCGAGGCGCTCGAGCAGCTCGCCGGGGGTGAGCTCCTTCGCCTTCGACCCCGCGCCGAACGAATAGGTGGTCCGCAGCCCCGAGATCACCACGCGCACGGGGTCGTTCAGGTGCTGGTCGAGCTCGTCGAGGCGCTGGGTGAGGGTGGCGACCTTCACCGTCTTGCCGCGCTTGACCCGGCCGCTCGTCGGCTCGAGCGAGCCGGTGACCAGGCTCAGCAGGGTCGACTTGCCCGCGCCGTTCACCCCCAGGATGCCGGTGCGCTCACCCGGGGCGATGCGCCACTCGACGTCTTTCAGGACCGTGTGATCGCCGTAGGTCACACCGGCGTCGAGCAGGTCGACCACGTCTTTGCCGAGCCGTGCCACGGCGAGGGACTGCAACGCGACCTTGTCGCGGATCTCGGGCACGTCGGCGATGAGCTCGTTGGCCGCATCGATGCGGAACTTCGGCTTCGACGTGCGCGCCGGCGCCCCGCGACGCAGCCACGCCAGCTCTTTGCGGGCCAGGTTCTGTCGGCGCTGTTCGATGGATGCCGCCTGACGGTCGCGCTCCACGCGCTGCAGGATGTACGCCGCGTACCCGCCCTCGAAGGGCTCGACGAGACGGTCGTGCACCTCCCAGGTGACCGTGCAGATCTCGTCGAGGAACCACCGATCGTGCGTGACGACGAGCAGACCGCCCGCCGACGGCGCCCACCGCTTCTTCAGGTGCCCCGCGAGCCAGGTGATGGCTTCGACGTCGAGGTGGTTGGTGGGCTCGTCCAGGAACAGCACATCCCAATCGCCCGAGAGCAGCGCCGCCAGCGCGACGCGGCGGCGCTGACCGCCCGAGAGGTCGCCGAGGCGCGCGTCCCAGGGCAGATCACCCAGCAGACCCGCGATCACGTCGCGCGTGCGCGCGTCACCGGCCCACTCGTGTTCGGCGCGGTCGCCGACCACCGCGTGCCCGATCGTGTCGTCGTCGTCGAGGGTGTCCTGCTGGTCGAGCACGCCCACGGTGACGCCGCCGCGCACCGTCACGCGCCCGCCGTCGGGTTCGCGGGTGCCGGCGAGCATGCCGAGCAGACTCGACTTGCCGTCGCCGTTGCGACCGACGATGCCGATTCGGTCACCTTCGTTCACGCCGAGCGAGACGGAGTCGAAGACGACCTTGGTCGGGTATTCCAGGTGCAGGGCTTCGCCCCCGAGCAGGTGTGCCATATCCGTCCCAGGCTACGCGGTGCCCGGGGTGTGCGAGCGCGCGGGGGTGCCGGCATCCGGGATCTCCTGCTTCCCGTCGCCCATCTGGCGCGCCACGGACGAGACGATCGCAGGCGCACCCCGGATGCCGGCACCCGGGGCCGCGGCCGGAACGACGACGGGGCCGCCCGGCGAACCGGACGACCCCGCGTGACTCGACGGCTCAGAAGCCGTTGGCCGAGAGCCACTCCTTGGCGATGTCGGCGGACGACTTCTGGTCGACCGTGGACTCGACGTTCATCTCGACGAGGGCATCGGCCGTCAGGGCGGCGCTGACCTTGTTGAGCACGTCCGACACCTCGGAGGCGACGTTCGAGTTGACCACCGGCACCACGTTCGACGCCAGGAACAGGCCCTTGGGGTCGGTCAGCGTGACGAGGTTGTCGGTCTTGATGCGGGGGTCGGCCGTGTAGACGTTGGCGACCTGGACGGTACCGGCGACGAGGTCGTCGACCGTGGTCTCACCGGTGGGCGAGAACTGGACGCTCACGCCGTAGGTCGACTGCAGACCGGTGGGTCCGTAGGGACGCTCGGCGAGCTCGGCGTTGCCCCCGAGGGTCACACCCGACGTCACCTTCGCGAGGTCGGCGATCGAGGTGAGCCCGTTCGCGTCGGCGAACGCCTTCGTGACGGTGTACGAGTCCTGGTCGGTGGCCTGCGACTGGTCGAGGACCTCGAGACCCTCGGGGAGGGCGGCCGGCAGAGCCGCGTACACGTCGTCGGAGGTGCGCGCGGTGGTGTCCTTCTCGAAGAACTGGAGCAGGTTGCCGGTGTACTCGGGGAAGACCGAGACGGTGCCGTCCTCGAGCAGCGGGATGTACGCGTCGCGCTGACCGATCTGGAACTGGCGCTTCACGGTCTTGCCGGCACCCTCGAGCGCCTGCGCGTAGATCTCGGCGATGATCTCGTTCGAGTAGTAGGCCTGCGAGCCGACCACGATGGTGTCGCTCGAGGCGCTGGCGTCGCCGCCGCCGTTGCTGAGGGGATCGCTGGAGCCGCCGCCGCAACCGGCGAGGGCGAGCGAGGCGACCGCGAGGCCGGCGAACAGGCCGAGGCCCTTCTTGGTTCGTGCTGTGAACATGGGTGCTCTCTTTTCTGGTGATTCGGGAATCGAGTGTGGGTCAGGGGGTCGCCGGAGGTGCGGTCGGTGCCCCCACGGCGAGGGCTTCGGCGCGACGCTGACGAACGGAGCGCCGCTGCGGCTGAGCGGAACCTGCGGCACGGATGCCACGGGGTACGACCAGGTGCTGAAGCAGGGCGAAGAGCCCGTCGATGACGAGCGCGAGGACGGCCACGAGGATCGCCCCGCCGATGAGGATGTCGAACCGGCGGAGCGGGATCGCGGCGATGATGTACTGCCCGAGCCCGCCGAGGCCGATGTACGCGGCGATCGTGACGGTCGCCAACACCTGCAGGGTCGCCGCACGGATGCCGCCGACCAGCAGCGGAAGACCGAGGGGAACCTCGATGCGCCAGAGGATCTGCGACTCGGTCATGCCCATCGAGCGTCCCGCGTCGATCACGCGGCGGTCGATGGCCTCGAAGCCCGTGTACGCCCCGGCGAGCAGCGACGGGATCGCCAGCACGATGAACGAGATGACCGCGGCCTCGGGCTTGTGGAGGACGCCGAGGAGCAGTGTCAGGAGGATCAGCAAGCCGAAGGAGGGGATCGCCCGTGCCGCACCCGAGATCGCCACGGCACTCTCGCGCCCCTTGCCGGTGTGGCCGATGTACCAGCCCAGCGGGATGGCGATCGCTCCCGCGATCACCACGGCGACCAGCGTGTACAGCAACTGGACGCCGATGGCGGCGGGGATCGAGTCGAACTGGCCGGAATCCCCGGAGAAGATCCAGGCGATCGCGTCGCCGAGGAGGTTCATGCCTTCACCAGCGTTCGGTTGGCCTGACGCGAGACGGTCTTCGTCCCACGCGTCCACGGCATGAGCAGGCGGCCCGCGACCACGAGCAGCAGGTCGATGATCAGAGCGAGCACCACGACGGCGATCACGCCCGCGAAGACCTCGGGGATGATGCGCCTTTGCAGCCCGTTCGTGAACAGGTAGCCGATGTTCTGGATGCCGACGAGGATGCCGACCGTGGCCAGCGCGATCGTGCTGGCCGAGGCGACGCGCAGGCCCGCGAGCACGACGGGGCCGGCGAGCGGGA
Encoded here:
- a CDS encoding PHP domain-containing protein gives rise to the protein MPTHTPSGFSRRAFLAAAAAAVTTASAASSFGPAAAATAAAATAAPAAVTDPKTLRWLVFDHHVHSVYSHDAKYAMTTILDQAQRFGVDAIAFTEHSNVGHANVGGVFNAAREIEAARTARPDLLVFQGLEWYIPAAEHGTVLVAPGPRVTEVLRRFELDYDGKLNKWEKPRPNTSDAADWLQHAVDGISWLGQQRTAGAIADVLVLANHPSRLGIDSPGELRAWQDADPDIFVGFEGAPGAQASGLAANTTDRSQRGEYENSRSDYSYPGFPSEAYRAHGGFDWMTAVVGGMWDALLSEGRRWWITTNSDLHLKNFDNTRVGDFPTGSGWDNGATLANFNRAGRRPDPVSTAAPQGGSDLWPGEFSRTHVGATAKTHTAVLDAVRAGRMWVDHGHLVAGLGVTLRAVDDTANTATLGGTLRVPTGTKIEIVIDVEPTTQRNSAGILPRLAHLDVIRGEITGAVTDRDTMIAPRTRVVELRDVSDRSGSPFQIVIPVGTADVDGYVRVRGSDGKVHGTGPRGAEVDPRAPQPHAAGQGNPWLDTWLYTNPIFVSVH
- a CDS encoding ribose-phosphate diphosphokinase is translated as MARKKNRVDLDRDNGIAPGLVAKTKKRLVVASGRSHPDLAAQVTQHLGTELAPTEHRTFASGEIYTRFEVSIRGCDVFVIQSFGPPVNEWLMELLIMLDALKRASAKRVTVVAPYFPYSRQDKKGRGREPISARLVADLLKTAGADRIMSVDLHAAQIQGFFDGPVDHLFAKPVLLEHFEQGLSAEDRETLTVVSPDMGRVRVADTWSDSLGAPLAIIHKRRDPKVANQVSVHEIVGDVNGRTCLLVDDMIDTGGTIQKAAQALKAAGARKVIVAATHAIFSDPAIERLQDAAIDQVVVTDTIPIEAERRFERLTVLPIAPLLARAIHEVFEDGSVTSMFGGDA
- a CDS encoding ABC-F family ATP-binding cassette domain-containing protein; the encoded protein is MAHLLGGEALHLEYPTKVVFDSVSLGVNEGDRIGIVGRNGDGKSSLLGMLAGTREPDGGRVTVRGGVTVGVLDQQDTLDDDDTIGHAVVGDRAEHEWAGDARTRDVIAGLLGDLPWDARLGDLSGGQRRRVALAALLSGDWDVLFLDEPTNHLDVEAITWLAGHLKKRWAPSAGGLLVVTHDRWFLDEICTVTWEVHDRLVEPFEGGYAAYILQRVERDRQAASIEQRRQNLARKELAWLRRGAPARTSKPKFRIDAANELIADVPEIRDKVALQSLAVARLGKDVVDLLDAGVTYGDHTVLKDVEWRIAPGERTGILGVNGAGKSTLLSLVTGSLEPTSGRVKRGKTVKVATLTQRLDELDQHLNDPVRVVISGLRTTYSFGAGSKAKELTPGELLERLGFSSAQLSTPVKDLSGGQKRRLQLLLVLLDQPNVLILDEPTNDLDTDMLAAMEDLLDSWSGTLIVVSHDRYFLERVTDQQYAILDAKLRHLPGGVDEYLRLRAIQDAEPSRSATTGGATATSGLQGAELRAAQKEASATERRIEKLQQQIDRAKAALVDHDQADYEGLGKEMQRISALEGERDELEMKWFELTETIG
- a CDS encoding MarR family winged helix-turn-helix transcriptional regulator, which encodes MRQRPDLDFSPLEVLSRVARLSRHLDIARKEAFRRSDIESWEWDVLSALRRAGEPYQLSPKQLLQQTLVSSGTMTNRIDRLVARRFVRREADPGDGRSILVTLTDDGRIRVDAAITRLVDAEALLLESLSRGDRDRLATLLRKLSLGFDA
- the glmU gene encoding bifunctional UDP-N-acetylglucosamine diphosphorylase/glucosamine-1-phosphate N-acetyltransferase GlmU, with amino-acid sequence MTSPTELAVVVLAAGQGTRMRSRTPKVLHPVGGRPLVGHVLDTAASLDPARIVVVVRHERELVAETVSELAPGVVIVDQDEVPGTGRAVEVALDALDGFEGDVLVLSADVPLLETGTLTELLATHRTGGAAVTLLSARVDQPFGYGRILRDEADGVRRIVEQKDASAEEAAVTEINVGVYVFQAAPLRAQLAQVGTANTQGEKYLTDVVGLLRDAQLGVAASVTSDASAALGVNDRVQLSEAGRTLNARTVRRWQLEGVTVVDPATTWIDVTATLAPDVTILPNTHVRGATVIASGAMIGPDTSLVDCEVGEDATITRTDGTLAVVEAGATVGPFAYLRANARVGVNGKVGTFVEVKNSSIGEGSKVPHLSYVGDTEIGRGVNLGAGAITANYDDVAKHRTVIGDEVHSGSHNVFVAPVTIGAGAKTGAGAVIRKDVPAGALALSVAPQRNVEGWVEKNRPGTRAADVAARARAEQEAADGS
- a CDS encoding ABC transporter substrate-binding protein → MFTARTKKGLGLFAGLAVASLALAGCGGGSSDPLSNGGGDASASSDTIVVGSQAYYSNEIIAEIYAQALEGAGKTVKRQFQIGQRDAYIPLLEDGTVSVFPEYTGNLLQFFEKDTTARTSDDVYAALPAALPEGLEVLDQSQATDQDSYTVTKAFADANGLTSIADLAKVTSGVTLGGNAELAERPYGPTGLQSTYGVSVQFSPTGETTVDDLVAGTVQVANVYTADPRIKTDNLVTLTDPKGLFLASNVVPVVNSNVASEVSDVLNKVSAALTADALVEMNVESTVDQKSSADIAKEWLSANGF
- a CDS encoding ABC transporter permease, whose amino-acid sequence is MNLLGDAIAWIFSGDSGQFDSIPAAIGVQLLYTLVAVVIAGAIAIPLGWYIGHTGKGRESAVAISGAARAIPSFGLLILLTLLLGVLHKPEAAVISFIVLAIPSLLAGAYTGFEAIDRRVIDAGRSMGMTESQILWRIEVPLGLPLLVGGIRAATLQVLATVTIAAYIGLGGLGQYIIAAIPLRRFDILIGGAILVAVLALVIDGLFALLQHLVVPRGIRAAGSAQPQRRSVRQRRAEALAVGAPTAPPATP